The nucleotide sequence TGACTGCTCATGTAGAGCTTACAATTTGTCGGGACATATCACAATGGACAAGCTTCCTTTATGCATATGATTTAAAgagaaaaaagtaacattttctGAATACGATAGTTCTAATTTtgaggaaaaataaaaattccaagGATGATGCATCATGGTTGACACTAGAATGGGGAGGAATTAAACCGATAGAAAGGGAAGTTTGAAGGACGCCCCCCCAAACCATGATGAAAAAGGGAATACAAAAGTTGGTAAATATCCAAAGCTATAAAGCAGAAGAAAATTGAAGTTTTATGAGGAATTTTACAATTACATGGAAGGTTTCGAGCCAAAAGCGGTACAACACCTCTGTAGAAACTGTAACAAACAACAAACTGTAAATACCCTGCGGGAAACAAAACAGGCATATACTAATGAAGACACTGGTACAGAATGCATTACCCATGGAGTCCTTCTGAAGCATAAAGCTTTGGAAAGCCATCAGTCAATCCTTTTGCGAAATGGGGTTGCGCTTGAACACGGACTTTAATGGCCTCAAAAGGGCAGAGAGCCAGACTGGCGAAGACTTCAGCAGAGGCACTACTAACAAAGAAAATAGAACTCCTATTGCAGTCCATCAATACATTGGAGTAGACGCTCTTGAAGTATTCATACAAACCAAATCTGCAACCACCTTGAGCACCATAACCAAAGAACTTGCCAGCCCAACCTCTCCAAAAAGCAGAAGGGCCTTGCTCTTTCAACAGGGTACTAAAGCACAAGTATATTGTCTGATACTTCACGGGGTTCACCTACAATTAAGCAAATAAGTTAAAACCTTACTAAAACCTCTGAGCatagaaaacacaaaaaagtaCCAACAGAGGAGGATCCATTCAACCATACAAATGATACAGTAACAATAAGACTTGTGCTTTTTTTCAGATTACAAACTCCATTACAACATTAATCCTAAACGGGTGGCACCATCAGGATGGCTGTTCCATAATGAGAATGACAAAAATCCCCAGTCACCAGATGAGtataaaaaacatcaaaaattcAGACAATTGATGGAATCTAGAGATTGTGCGTATAACTGAGAGAAGACCATGAATGATTTCGCTTGAGTTGTGTCATATGAAACGAACCTGCATGTTTACTTTGAGGACATCAAGTGGAGTGATGACAAGATGGGTGATTCCAGCGCTGAGCATGCCTCCTAAGGCACAGACTCCAAAGTACCCACTTGCTCCGTACTTCTCCTTGTTCATTctgctctctttttcttttttttcccctaacaATCACTGTCGCATTTGCCAATATCCTGTATGTatccgaggaagaagagaaagagggaGAGGGACAATCAGAAACTGCGGTCACTTCCCAAAGATGCAGGACTCGGCCATTTTTCGGTCTCGGCCTGAATGCTTTCGAGTGTTTCCGCTCCTAGGCTGGGCCTTGTGTAAGCGCTTATTTGCTTAAAAAACAGAAGAGACtgatataccaagttaagaaaGCTGAGGCCCATTTTCTGGCGCAATGGGCCGGAGAAGTTAGCAACTAACTGACTAAGGACTGTTATTTGTTTCAAGTATTCATAGGGGTAGGGAAATTGGGGtgtttttttgagaaatgg is from Tripterygium wilfordii isolate XIE 37 chromosome 14, ASM1340144v1, whole genome shotgun sequence and encodes:
- the LOC120014861 gene encoding mitochondrial phosphate carrier protein 1, mitochondrial-like isoform X2 — translated: MNKEKYGASGYFGVCALGGMLSAGITHLVITPLDVLKVNMQVNPVKYQTIYLCFSTLLKEQGPSAFWRGWAGKFFGYGAQGGCRFGLYEYFKSVYSNVLMDCNRSSIFFVSSASAEVFASLALCPFEAIKVRVQAQPHFAKGLTDGFPKLYASEGLHGFYRGVVPLLARNLPFSMVMFSTFEHSVDFLHHNVVQRRKEDCSKAQQLGITCLAGYVAGSVGSIISNPADNIVACLYTKRVDSLILAVKKIGFFDLFTRSLPIRIMLVGPVVTLQWLLFDTIKVLSGLPTSGEIIHTAEADRAD
- the LOC120014861 gene encoding mitochondrial phosphate carrier protein 1, mitochondrial-like isoform X1, which produces MNKEKYGASGYFGVCALGGMLSAGITHLVITPLDVLKVNMQVNPVKYQTIYLCFSTLLKEQGPSAFWRGWAGKFFGYGAQGGCRFGLYEYFKSVYSNVLMDCNRSSIFFVSSASAEVFASLALCPFEAIKVRVQAQPHFAKGLTDGFPKLYASEGLHGFYRGVVPLLARNLPCNFSMVMFSTFEHSVDFLHHNVVQRRKEDCSKAQQLGITCLAGYVAGSVGSIISNPADNIVACLYTKRVDSLILAVKKIGFFDLFTRSLPIRIMLVGPVVTLQWLLFDTIKVLSGLPTSGEIIHTAEADRAD